From Penicillium psychrofluorescens genome assembly, chromosome: 1, one genomic window encodes:
- a CDS encoding uncharacterized protein (ID:PFLUO_000143-T1.cds;~source:funannotate) — translation MATVLPPPSKRQKVAQAEKAREQQEIQSIPSDLGSVRVQFYDQSTGNATGPAVSVPVADANIKNLETLLNTLQDNVSIVASGRKNTANPPMQDDDERVPYRFTYQSDTKEGQTIDILANLYHSLLQPGLKTTEDTIPLYFTPQAVFRVKAVSRCAASIAGHGEAILATSFSPVSSSTMVSGSGDSTARVWDCDTGTPLHTLKGHTSWVLAVAYSPNGALIATGSMDNTVRLWDAKKGQALGGPLKGHAKWITSLAWEPYHVQESGRPLLASASKDSTVRVWDVVSKRIDSVLTGHKGSVTCVRWGGTGKLYTASHDKTIKIWNPKDGTLLQTLSAHAHRVNHLALSTDFALRTAYHDHTGKVPDTEAEKVAAARKRFEEAATVNNVIVERLVSASDDFTMYLWDPASSSKPVARLLGHQKEVNHVTFSPDMAYIASAGFDNHVKLWNGRDGKFITTFRGHVGAVYQCCFSADSRLLVSSSKDTTLKVWDVRTGKLSTDLPGHKDEVFAVDWSPDGQKVGSGGKDKAVRIWRN, via the exons ATGGCGACTGTCCTTCCGCCCCCGAGCAAGCGCCAGAAGGTCGCTCAGGCCGAAAAGGCCCGCGAGCAGCAAGAGATCCAAAGTATCCCAAGTGACTTGGGCAGTGTCCGCGTCCAATTCTACGACCAGTCCACAGGCAATGCCACCGGGCCCGCCGTCTCAGTGCCCGTGGCCGATGCGAACATCAAGAACCTCGAGACTCTCCTCAATACATTACAAGACAATGTCAGTATAGTCGCAAGTGGTCGGAAGAACACCGCTAACCCACCAATgcaggatgacgacgaaCGGGTGCCCTATCGGTTTACCTACCAGTCCGACACCAAGGAAGGCCAGACCAttgacatcctcgccaacctgTACCACTCGCTGCTCCAACCAGGATTGAAGACGACCGAAGATACCATCCCACTGTACTTCACCCCACAAGCGGTGTTCCGCGTCAAGGCCGTTTCGCGCTGCGCGGCATCAATAGCCGGGCATGGCGAGGCCATTCTGGCCACGTCTTTTTCTCCAGTTTCTTCGTCTACAATGGTGTCGGGCAGCGGCGATTCGACTGCCCGAGTCTGGGACTGTGACACGGGGACTCCGCTGCACACTCTCAAGGGACACACCAGCTGGGTGTTGGCGGTGGCATACTCGCCGAACGGGGCGCTGATCGCGACGGGCAGCATGGATAACACGGTACGATTGTGGGACGCGAAAAAGGGCCAGGCGCTCGGTGGGCCGCTTAAGGGCCATGCAAAGTGGATCACAAGTCTGGCGTGGGAACCGTACCATGTCCAAGAATCTGGACGACCACTTCTAGCGTCGGCGTCCAAGGACTCGACGGTTCGGGTGTGGGATGTAGTGTCGAAGCGCATCGACAGTGTGCTTACCGGCCACAAGGGTTCGGTCACCTGTGTGCGCTGGGGCGGCACCGGCAAGCTCTATACGGCATCCCACGACAAGACCATCAAGATCTGGAATCCGAAGGATGGTACGTTGTTACAGACCCTGTCGGCGCATGCCCACCGTGTGAACCACCTGGCGCTCTCCACCGATTTTGCGCTTCGTACTGCCTACCATGACCACACGGGCAAGGTTCCCGACACCGAGGCGGAAAAAGTCGCTGCGGCCCGGAAACGCTTCGAAGAGGCGGCCACGGTCAACAATGTCATCGTGGAGCGGCTTGTGTCTGCCAGCGATGACTTCACCATGTACCTGTGGGATCCAGCGAGCTCGAGCAAGCCCGTAGCCCGGCTCCTGGGCCATCAGAAAGAAGTGAACCACGTTACGTTTTCCCCGGACATGGCATATATTGCCTCTGCCGGGTTTGACAACCACGTCAAGCTATGGAACGGGCGTGATGGAAA GTTCATCACCACCTTCCGCGGCCACGTCGGTGCCGTCTACCAGTGCTGTTTCTCCGCCGATTCGCGGCTTCTGGTCTCTTCATCCAAGGACACCACCCTCAAGGTGTGGGATGTGCGCACGGGGAAGCTGTCGACGGACCTGCCGGGCCACAAGGACGAGGTCTTCGCCGTCGACTGGAGTCCAGACGGACAAAAGGTGGGCAGCGGTGGCAAAGACAAGGCGGTCCGGATCTGGCGCAACTGA
- a CDS encoding uncharacterized protein (ID:PFLUO_000145-T1.cds;~source:funannotate) produces MSSRESSCAGSFAPLTSKASTRRLRTVRPTTTATSVAAQDIICAVTESRGVSSTVGLAFVNLVTAEAVLCQICDSQTYIKTVTKIGVFEPSEILFMNTAKESKLRYIVQENLPGPTMTFLDRRCWSDKAAHEYIDHLAFPEEADSLKLILGGHYFAACCFAAVRPTSMFLTMTKLTIAQVLKYVELELQQAFASHSLRIRLEPSQGSMTVDLATIVSLELIQNLQNAKSRDSLFGLLNETLTPMGTRLLRANVLQPSTERVKLTARHNAVEDLSTKEDMFVSVRQALRGFVDADKVLTSLILVPTKRTAQYIEQSVNNVIMLKTYVSAITSVYQALATAQSDLLLTIRELCTPAAHRSVEQLIEETLNEHVTYQTKPLDLRNQRIYCVKAGVNSFLDVARQTYKEANIDAAELVAKLADNCDMALDLKYDTARQYYICIPTAEPEPLPSIFINVYRKRNRIECQTLDLVKLNQKIADAHNEVINMSDSTVQELIRDVCCEVSCLFRVSEAVAMLDMLATFAHLATSHDYIRPELTDTLAIKAGRHPIRERIRVNKFIPNDAYVTPQRRFQIITGCNMSGKSTYIGSLSLMTIMAQIGCFVPAQYASFPLVHQLFARVATTDDLDANVSTFAAEMREMAFILRNIEPRSMVIIDELGRGTSTTDGLAIAIALAEALISSNALVWFVTHFHELPRILAERSGVINLHLAAEIAPDASKMTMLYRIAEGPVPDRRYGLALAQLVDLPPGILDRARTVSDALDCLAQKRNSPSRAWAIARKRRLLLSLREQLLLAREGHMDGDDLRCWLLRLQNAFALRMAAIDGELSSSHDDIHDSEEGSSSPILYEDSSSVVNDQVDDVPMQEEHVSVQTNESISSAESDMMEIEQEEVLSSTDRE; encoded by the exons ATGTCTTCTCGCGAGTCCTCTTGCGCGGGCTCCTTTGCTCCATTGACCTCCAAGGCAAGCACGAGACGCCTACGAACCGTCCGACCGACAACCACGGCCACCAGTGTCGCAGCCCAGGACATCATCTGCGCCGTCACCGAGTCGCGCGGCGTCTCATCCACAGTCGGCCTGGCATTTGTCAATCTGGTCACGGCAGAGGCAGTGCTGTGTCAGATCTGTGACAGCCAGACCTATATTAAAACTGTCACCAAAATCGGCGTGTTCGAGCCCAGTGAGATCCTTTTCATGAACACGGCCAAGGAGTCCAAGCTCCGCTACATCGTGCAAGAGAACCTGCCCGGTCCGACCATGACTTTCTTGGATCGCAGATGCTGGTCAGATAAGGCAGCTCACGAATACATCGATCATCTGGCCTTTCCTGAGGAAGCGGATTCACTTAAGCTGATCCTGGGTGGGCATTACTTTGCAGCGTGTTGCTTTGCGGCAGTACGGCCGACCTCGATGTTCTTGACGATGACGAAACTAACCATCGCACAGGTATTGAAGTATGTCGAACTCGAATTACAGCAGGCCTTCGCCTCGCACTCCTTGCGCATCCGGCTCGAGCCGTCACAGGGTTCCATGACCGTTGACTTGGCCACGATTGTCTCGCTCGAGTTGATCCAGAACTTGCAGAATGCCAAATCCCGAGATAGTCTCTTTGGCCTGCTGAATGAAACCCTCACGCCCATGGGCACTCGGCTGTTGCGAGCCAACGTTCTCCAGCCCTCCACCGAAAGGGTCAAGTTGACAGCCAGACACAATGCCGTCGAGGACTTGTCTACTAAAGAGGACATGTTTGTGTCGGTTCGGCAGGCGCTCAGAGGATTTGTAGATGCGGACAAGGTCTTGACCTCT CTTATCCTGGTTCCCACCAAGCGGACGGCTCAGTATATCGAGCAGTCCGTCAACAATGTCATCATGTTGAAGACGTATGTGTCAGCGATCACAAGCGTGTACCAGGCGCTGGCCACGGCACAAAGCGATCTTCTACTGACTATTCGAGAG CTGTGCACCCCCGCAGCCCACCGTTCGGTCGAGCAGCTCATCGAAGAAACGCTCAACGAGCATGTCACATATCAAACCAAACCGCTAGATCTCCGCAATCAGCGCATATACTGCGTCAAAGCCGGTGTAAACAGTTTTCTAGATGTGGCCAGACAGACATACAAAGAGGCGAACATCGACGCGGCCGAGCTTGTGGCAAAGCTCGCAG ACAATTGTGACATGGCACTGGACCTGAAATATGACACGGCTCGCCAATATTACATCTGCATCCCAACCGCAGAACCAGAACCACTACCAagcatcttcatcaacgtCTATCGCAAGCGGAACCGAATCGAATGCCAAAcgctggatctggtcaaATTGAACCAAAAGATCGCTGATGCACACAACGAAGTAATCAACATGAGTGATAGCACCGTCCAGGAACTGATCCGGGACGTGTGCTGCGAGGTATCGTGTCTTTTCCGCGTCAGCGAAGCAGTTGCCATGCTTGATATGCTAGCGACGTTTGCGCATCTGGCCACCAGTCACGACTACATCCGCCCGGAATTGACAGACACGCTGGCTATCAAGGCAGGGCGGCATCCGATCCGCGAACGCATCCGTGTTAACAAGTTCATCCCAAATGACGCATACGTAACGCCGCAGAGACGGTTCCAGATCATCACGGGCTGCAACATGAGCGGGAAATCAACCTACATCGGCTCCCTGTCCCTGATGACCATCATGGCCCAGATAGGTTGTTTTGTCCCGGCACAATACGCCTCCTTTCCTCTGGTCCACCAGCTCTTTGCCCGCGTGGCGACCACAGATGACCTCGACGCCAATGTATCCACGTTTGCGGCAGAGATGCGCGAGATGGCGTTTATACTACGCAACATTGAGCCGCGGAGCATGGTGATTATCGACGAGCTTGGTCGTGGGACCAGCACGACAGACGGCTTGGCCATCGCAATCGCACTGGCCGAAGCACTCATCTCCAGCAACGCATTGGTATGGTTTGTTACTCATTTCCACGAACTACCGCGCATCCTGGCCGAACGCAGCGGCGTCATCAATTTGCATCTGGCCGCAGAGATTGCTCCCGATGCGTCAAAAATGACCATGCTCTACCGCATCGCAGAGGGCCCCGTCCCAGACCGGCGCTACGGCCTTGCTCTCGCCCAGCTCGTGGACCTTCCACCTGGTATTCTGGATAGGGCGCGAACAGTCTCCGATGCGCTGGATTGCCTCGCCCAGAAACGCAACAGTCCCTCGCGCGCCTGGGCAATCGCGCGCAAACGCAGGCTGCTTTTGTCGCTGCGTGAGCAGCTCCTGCTTGCTCGAGAGGGGCATATGGACGGCGATGACCTCCGCTGCTGGCTGTTGAGGCTGCAGAATGCGTTCGCGCTAcgcatggctgccattgaTGGGGAACTGTCGAGCTCGCATGATGATATTCATGACAGTGAGGAAGGGTCGAGTTCTCCTATCCTGTATGAAGACTCAAGCTCGGTCGTCAATGATCAAGTCGATGATGTCCCTATGCAAGAAGAGCATGTGTCTGTTCAGACAAATGAGTCGATATCGTCTGCAGAAAGCGACATGATGGAGATTGAACAGGAAGAAGTTCTTTCCAGCACTGACCGTGAGTGA